In Lacibacter sp. H375, one DNA window encodes the following:
- a CDS encoding ABC transporter ATP-binding protein has translation MKILWQYLKPYRKLVFVALLLAGVAQILSLYDPIILGRIIDEYTLNPDSKTEPEQIRGVLILLGIALGIALAARLFLSFKDYVMRLVVQKFGMQIFNDGLRQMLRLPYQDFEDQSSGEILSILQKVRNDTERFITAFINILFSSIVGIGFLIWYAFTKHWALIPVFLIGVVLLGGLTSILSRSIKVLQRSLIRQNRQMSGTITESLRNIELVKSLGLTYPEIKRLRTHTQEIFDLEMKKVKKIRSLSFFQGSILILLKQSILFILLWLIFRKVLSPGELISMQFISTGIIGPLQDLGSIILSYREAEASLQLFNELMMKETEYRPEEPVDVGEIEHLRFDEVTFRHRTATTNALERISFEASLGDTIAFVGPSGSGKSTLVKLLVGLYTPVGGDILYDDVSSKDIRYNRMRKQLGFVTQETQLFSGSIRDNMKFVKADATDEEIYAALEKASALSIINNKDLGLDTLLGEGGKKLSGGEKQRLSIARALLRKPRLLIFDEATSALDSITEEQITQTVREISSLKQQITILIAHRLSTIMHADTIYVLEKGKIVEQGSHDVLVNNKGLYYAMWRQQIGERKTMATSIEDNDEEFEEAE, from the coding sequence ATGAAAATACTCTGGCAATATTTAAAACCCTACCGCAAACTGGTATTTGTTGCACTGCTACTGGCCGGTGTTGCACAAATACTTTCGTTATACGATCCCATCATTCTTGGACGCATCATTGATGAGTACACGCTTAATCCAGATAGCAAGACAGAACCAGAGCAGATTCGTGGTGTGTTGATATTATTAGGTATTGCACTAGGTATTGCACTGGCTGCCAGGTTATTCTTATCGTTCAAAGATTATGTGATGAGGTTGGTGGTACAGAAATTCGGGATGCAGATCTTTAATGACGGATTACGTCAGATGCTTCGTTTGCCTTACCAGGATTTTGAAGATCAGAGCAGTGGTGAAATTTTATCCATCCTGCAAAAAGTACGTAACGACACGGAACGCTTCATTACTGCTTTCATTAATATTCTATTCTCATCCATTGTTGGTATTGGTTTTCTTATCTGGTATGCATTTACCAAACATTGGGCATTAATACCTGTTTTCTTAATTGGTGTGGTATTACTTGGCGGATTAACAAGTATACTCAGTCGGTCCATTAAAGTATTGCAACGTTCACTCATCCGGCAGAACAGGCAAATGAGCGGAACGATTACAGAAAGCTTACGCAATATTGAGTTGGTGAAAAGCCTTGGACTTACTTATCCTGAGATAAAACGATTGCGAACACACACGCAGGAAATTTTTGATCTTGAAATGAAGAAGGTGAAAAAGATCCGTTCACTTTCTTTTTTCCAGGGAAGTATTCTGATACTGTTGAAACAATCGATCCTTTTTATTTTACTATGGCTCATCTTCCGTAAAGTATTATCGCCGGGTGAATTGATCTCAATGCAATTTATTTCAACCGGTATTATTGGACCATTGCAGGATCTTGGCAGTATCATCCTTTCTTATCGTGAAGCTGAAGCATCCTTGCAATTGTTTAATGAACTGATGATGAAAGAAACAGAATACCGTCCTGAAGAACCTGTTGATGTGGGAGAGATTGAACACCTGCGTTTTGATGAAGTTACCTTTCGTCATCGCACTGCAACAACCAATGCACTGGAACGTATTTCGTTTGAGGCATCGTTGGGCGATACCATTGCATTTGTCGGTCCATCAGGTTCAGGCAAATCAACGCTGGTTAAATTATTGGTTGGATTATATACGCCGGTTGGTGGTGACATTTTGTATGATGATGTTTCATCGAAAGATATCCGTTACAACCGCATGCGCAAACAGTTAGGGTTTGTAACGCAGGAAACACAATTATTTTCCGGCAGCATTCGTGATAACATGAAGTTTGTAAAAGCAGATGCAACAGATGAAGAAATTTATGCCGCCTTGGAAAAAGCATCGGCACTCAGCATCATCAACAATAAAGACCTCGGATTAGATACGCTGCTGGGCGAAGGCGGTAAAAAGTTATCTGGTGGTGAAAAACAACGTTTGTCAATAGCCCGTGCATTACTGCGCAAGCCACGGCTTTTGATTTTTGATGAAGCAACGTCTGCCTTGGATTCAATTACCGAAGAACAGATCACACAAACTGTTCGGGAAATTTCCAGTTTAAAACAACAGATCACCATTCTCATTGCACATCGTCTTTCAACCATCATGCATGCCGATACCATTTATGTGTTGGAGAAAGGTAAGATTGTCGAACAAGGAAGCCATGATGTATTGGTGAACAATAAAGGATTGTATTATGCCATGTGGCGGCAGCAGATTGGTGAGCGGAAGACGATGGCGACGTCAATTGAAGATAACGATGAGGAGTTTGAAGAGGCTGAATAG
- a CDS encoding matrixin family metalloprotease, with protein MNLRCLIILFAVVYVSCNDQSQLKITQRNKPTVILQPLQFSDTSTLSFLKDSIEKFYPVKIVISSSKEFPLHTYYKPRNRYRADSTIKWLKHIKPDSVRSIVGITSEDVSVNKGAHKDYGVMGLGYKPGSSCVISTFRLRKTATSQKHFQQRLFKVVVHEMGHNFGLQHCSNETCIMVDAEGQMKLDREKDLCQSCRAKLRIQ; from the coding sequence ATGAACTTGCGTTGCCTCATCATATTGTTTGCTGTTGTTTATGTTTCCTGTAACGATCAATCGCAATTGAAAATTACGCAGAGGAATAAGCCAACTGTTATATTGCAACCATTACAGTTTTCAGATACGTCAACGCTTTCCTTTTTAAAAGATTCAATTGAAAAATTCTATCCCGTTAAAATCGTAATTTCTTCATCAAAGGAATTTCCACTGCATACCTACTACAAGCCCCGCAACCGTTACCGTGCTGATTCAACGATCAAATGGTTGAAACACATAAAGCCTGATTCAGTCAGATCAATCGTTGGAATTACAAGCGAGGATGTCTCTGTCAATAAGGGAGCACATAAAGATTATGGTGTGATGGGCTTAGGCTATAAGCCAGGCAGCTCCTGCGTTATTTCAACTTTTCGATTGAGAAAAACAGCAACATCACAAAAACATTTTCAGCAACGGTTGTTTAAAGTTGTAGTGCACGAAATGGGACACAACTTCGGTCTGCAGCATTGTTCAAATGAAACCTGTATTATGGTGGACGCAGAAGGACAGATGAAACTGGATAGGGAAAAGGATTTGTGCCAGAGTTGTAGAGCCAAGCTCAGGATACAATAA
- a CDS encoding phage holin family protein has protein sequence MKFVLKVLITAVNAFVLAYLLPGISINHFFTAIAVAFVLALLDAVVKPILVLFTLPATIFTLGLFLFVINACIILLDAYFVKGFTVDGFWYALLFSICLSIINSIVHKMVLKEEGKENK, from the coding sequence ATGAAATTTGTTTTAAAAGTTCTTATTACCGCCGTTAACGCTTTTGTCTTAGCATACCTGTTACCGGGCATCAGCATCAATCATTTCTTTACAGCGATTGCTGTGGCATTTGTATTGGCATTGCTCGATGCAGTTGTAAAACCAATTCTCGTATTGTTTACGTTACCTGCCACCATCTTTACTTTGGGCTTGTTCCTGTTTGTGATCAATGCCTGTATCATCCTGCTCGATGCTTATTTCGTAAAAGGATTTACAGTTGATGGCTTCTGGTATGCATTACTCTTCAGCATCTGTTTATCCATCATCAATTCTATTGTTCACAAGATGGTGTTGAAAGAAGAAGGGAAAGAGAATAAATAA
- a CDS encoding DmpA family aminopeptidase, with translation MKFLSFIVCTCLFTSALAQERKPAEAYGIKIGVMQKGPTNSILDVAGVKVGHVTLIVADSIRTGVTAVLPHGDNLFQQKVPAAVFTGNGFGKLAGTTQIKELGNIESPIILTNTLSVAEGINGVINYTLAQKGNEQVQSVNAVVGETNDGALNDIRGKHVKVDHVLQAINTASTQKPQQGNVGAGTGTVCFGFKGGIGTASRKLPASLGGYTVGVLVQTNFGGVLQIDGVPVGEKLGRYSFSDQLQNPVDGSCMIVVATDAPLDSRNLERLAKRAFMGLAKTGGIASNGSGDYVIAFSNNASVLISHDSKTSTITTTVLPNDVMSPLFMAAIEATEEAIINSLFMATDMKGKGGRTIEALPLDKVLPILKQYNRIN, from the coding sequence ATGAAATTTCTTTCTTTCATCGTTTGTACATGCTTATTTACTTCTGCTCTTGCACAGGAACGAAAACCTGCTGAAGCATACGGCATTAAAATCGGTGTAATGCAAAAGGGACCCACCAACTCTATTCTTGATGTGGCAGGTGTGAAAGTTGGTCATGTTACATTGATTGTTGCAGATAGCATCCGCACAGGTGTAACCGCAGTTCTACCGCATGGCGATAATCTGTTTCAACAAAAAGTACCTGCGGCTGTTTTTACCGGAAATGGTTTTGGTAAACTCGCTGGCACCACTCAAATAAAAGAACTCGGAAATATTGAATCGCCGATCATTCTAACCAATACCTTGAGTGTAGCAGAAGGAATCAATGGCGTTATCAATTACACACTTGCACAAAAAGGAAATGAACAAGTGCAATCGGTGAATGCAGTAGTTGGTGAAACAAATGATGGTGCGTTGAATGATATACGTGGCAAGCATGTAAAAGTTGATCATGTATTGCAAGCCATCAATACAGCATCCACACAAAAACCACAACAGGGAAATGTGGGTGCAGGTACCGGCACGGTGTGTTTTGGTTTTAAAGGAGGTATTGGTACAGCATCACGAAAACTGCCTGCATCATTAGGTGGTTATACCGTTGGTGTGTTAGTTCAAACAAATTTTGGTGGAGTGTTACAGATTGACGGCGTTCCTGTTGGTGAAAAACTTGGTCGTTACTCGTTCAGTGATCAATTACAAAATCCGGTTGATGGTTCTTGTATGATCGTTGTGGCTACGGATGCACCACTCGACAGTCGCAACCTTGAACGTTTAGCTAAACGTGCTTTTATGGGTTTGGCAAAAACAGGCGGCATTGCATCGAATGGCAGCGGCGATTATGTGATCGCTTTCTCTAACAATGCATCGGTGTTGATTTCACACGACAGCAAAACATCTACTATTACAACAACTGTGTTACCGAACGATGTAATGAGTCCGCTGTTTATGGCAGCTATTGAAGCAACCGAAGAAGCCATCATCAATTCGTTGTTTATGGCAACAGATATGAAAGGCAAAGGCGGACGAACAATTGAAGCTTTACCATTAGATAAAGTATTACCGATCCTAAAACAATATAATCGCATCAACTGA
- a CDS encoding alpha-ketoacid dehydrogenase subunit alpha/beta encodes MLFERKNLTNTELTSIYKSLLYPRLIEEKMLLLLRQGKISKWFSGIGQEAIAVGATLALDSDEWIMPLHRNLGVFTTRNMPLHKLFMQWQGNKEGYSKGRERSFHFGSKEHHVCGMISHLGPQLAIADGVALAHKLRKDKKVSLAFTGEGGTSEGDFHEALNVAAVWDLPVIFIIENNGYGLSTPTNEQYRCESLVERARGYGMDGVKIDGNNILSVIDTIKGVRNYCIEHQKPYLIECMTFRMRGHEEASGTKYVPKHLFEIWEEKDPIKNYETYLLSEAVLTEEDVSTIRTELKNLIDSELLLANQAKPMEIDTEEELDDLFAESAVDSRQSSVKHLDHSDIIQHSPLTTHDKRFVDAIKEALHQSMTQHPNLVFMGQDIAEYGGAFKITEGFVQEFGKERVRNTPICESAIVGAALGLSLEGYKGLMEMQFADFVTVGFNQIVNNLAKIHYRWGQNADVVIRMPTGGGVGAGPFHSQSNEAWFTKTPGLKIVYPSTPMDAKGLLIASINDPNPVLYFEHKALYRAISGQVPEEYYEIEIGKARHVRSGDEVAIITYGAAVHWAEDYAAEHPEISIDILDLRSLAPLDYAAIRAAVQRTGRVLLLHEDTLIGGIGGEIAAWIAEHCFELLDAPVMRCASLDTPIPFNIELEQNFMAKARLSETIEKLISY; translated from the coding sequence ATGCTCTTCGAACGCAAAAACCTTACCAACACTGAGTTAACGAGTATTTATAAAAGCTTGCTGTACCCCAGATTAATCGAAGAAAAGATGCTTTTATTGCTCAGGCAGGGAAAAATTAGCAAATGGTTTAGTGGAATTGGCCAGGAAGCAATTGCTGTTGGAGCCACGTTGGCGCTTGATTCCGACGAATGGATCATGCCGCTGCACCGTAATCTCGGTGTTTTCACCACCCGTAATATGCCCTTGCACAAACTCTTTATGCAATGGCAGGGCAATAAAGAAGGTTACAGCAAAGGACGGGAACGCAGCTTTCATTTTGGCAGCAAAGAACATCATGTGTGTGGTATGATCTCGCATCTTGGTCCTCAACTGGCCATTGCTGATGGTGTGGCACTCGCACATAAATTAAGAAAGGATAAAAAGGTTTCACTTGCTTTTACCGGTGAAGGCGGTACCAGTGAAGGTGATTTTCATGAAGCATTGAATGTAGCAGCTGTGTGGGATTTACCTGTGATCTTCATCATTGAAAACAATGGATATGGTTTGAGCACACCCACGAACGAGCAATACCGTTGCGAAAGTTTGGTGGAGCGGGCAAGAGGTTATGGTATGGACGGGGTGAAGATCGATGGTAATAATATTCTTTCAGTGATCGACACCATTAAAGGTGTGCGCAATTATTGCATCGAGCATCAGAAACCTTATTTGATCGAATGTATGACCTTCCGCATGCGTGGACATGAAGAAGCAAGCGGAACAAAATATGTACCCAAGCATTTGTTTGAGATATGGGAAGAAAAAGACCCCATCAAAAATTATGAAACGTATTTGCTGAGCGAAGCGGTATTAACAGAAGAAGATGTTTCAACGATCCGTACAGAATTAAAAAACTTAATTGACAGTGAACTGTTGTTGGCGAATCAAGCCAAGCCAATGGAAATTGATACGGAGGAAGAGTTGGATGATTTGTTTGCAGAGTCGGCAGTCGACAGTCGACAATCATCAGTAAAACATCTCGATCATTCAGACATTATTCAGCATTCACCACTCACCACTCACGACAAACGTTTCGTTGATGCTATCAAAGAAGCCCTTCATCAAAGCATGACCCAACATCCCAATCTTGTTTTTATGGGGCAGGATATTGCTGAATATGGTGGTGCCTTTAAAATAACCGAAGGTTTTGTGCAGGAATTTGGTAAAGAACGTGTGCGTAATACACCTATTTGTGAAAGTGCTATTGTTGGTGCTGCACTTGGTTTAAGTCTCGAAGGTTACAAGGGATTGATGGAAATGCAGTTTGCCGATTTTGTAACGGTGGGTTTCAACCAGATCGTTAATAATCTGGCGAAGATCCATTACCGCTGGGGTCAGAATGCCGATGTTGTGATACGCATGCCCACGGGTGGTGGTGTTGGGGCAGGTCCGTTTCACAGCCAAAGTAATGAAGCGTGGTTTACCAAAACACCGGGATTGAAAATCGTGTATCCATCAACGCCAATGGATGCAAAAGGTTTGTTGATCGCTTCTATCAACGACCCTAACCCTGTTTTATATTTTGAACACAAAGCATTGTACCGTGCAATTAGCGGACAAGTGCCCGAAGAATATTATGAAATTGAAATTGGCAAAGCACGTCATGTAAGAAGTGGTGATGAAGTAGCCATCATTACGTATGGTGCTGCTGTGCATTGGGCCGAAGATTATGCAGCAGAACATCCGGAGATTTCGATTGATATTCTTGATCTGCGTTCGCTTGCTCCGCTGGATTATGCAGCTATTCGTGCAGCCGTGCAACGTACCGGTCGTGTGTTGTTGCTGCATGAAGACACATTGATCGGTGGTATAGGTGGTGAAATTGCAGCATGGATCGCAGAGCATTGTTTTGAATTACTGGATGCACCGGTAATGCGTTGTGCAAGTTTGGATACACCTATACCTTTCAATATAGAATTAGAGCAAAATTTTATGGCAAAGGCAAGACTGAGTGAAACAATTGAAAAGCTCATCAGCTATTAA
- a CDS encoding aminotransferase class IV, translating to MWAFINNKFVKAEEAVLSVSDLSVQRGYGVFDFFRTEEHVPLFIDDHLDRLRHSASVLRLQLPYNNDELKNIVRELIRKNSLSSSGIRITVTGGNAIDTYTPTTPNIIITQSTLTMDAAFDASKGLHLITEEYVRELPTVKSINYLMGVYLQQKVKDAGAGDVLYVKNGFISELPRSNVFVVSTDNKLLTANEHVLHGITRKHILQIATSVMEVKEQPVSFTDVLNAKEVFVSSTTKRLLPVFSVDGKKIGNGNTGTVTADLYQRFLELEQQVISKVY from the coding sequence ATGTGGGCATTCATCAACAATAAATTTGTAAAAGCAGAAGAAGCGGTATTATCTGTAAGTGACCTTTCGGTCCAACGTGGGTATGGCGTATTTGATTTTTTTCGCACAGAAGAACATGTCCCGCTGTTCATCGATGATCATTTAGATCGCTTGCGACATTCAGCTTCAGTTCTGCGTTTGCAGCTTCCGTATAACAATGATGAGTTGAAAAATATTGTTCGTGAACTCATCAGAAAAAATAGTCTTTCAAGTTCCGGCATCCGCATCACGGTTACCGGTGGCAATGCAATTGATACGTACACACCCACAACACCCAACATCATCATCACACAAAGCACATTAACGATGGATGCGGCGTTTGATGCTTCAAAAGGTTTGCATCTCATCACCGAAGAATATGTACGTGAATTACCGACCGTAAAATCGATCAACTACCTGATGGGTGTATATCTTCAACAAAAAGTAAAAGATGCAGGTGCAGGTGATGTGTTGTATGTAAAGAATGGATTCATCAGTGAGTTGCCACGTTCTAATGTGTTTGTTGTATCAACAGATAATAAATTGCTTACAGCAAATGAACATGTATTGCACGGCATCACCCGAAAACATATTCTGCAAATCGCAACATCAGTGATGGAAGTAAAAGAACAACCAGTTTCATTTACCGATGTGCTCAATGCAAAAGAAGTGTTTGTAAGCAGCACTACAAAACGGTTACTTCCCGTTTTTTCTGTCGATGGAAAAAAAATTGGTAACGGCAACACCGGGACTGTTACTGCTGATCTGTATCAACGTTTCCTTGAGCTGGAGCAACAAGTCATCAGTAAAGTTTACTAA